One genomic segment of Cololabis saira isolate AMF1-May2022 chromosome 22, fColSai1.1, whole genome shotgun sequence includes these proteins:
- the fzd8a gene encoding frizzled-8a: protein MDLCGIYLLLSLALLPRSSCTTAKEITCQEIAVPLCKGIGYNYTYMPNQFNHDTQDEAGLEVHQFWPLVEIQCSPDLKFFLCSMYTPICLEDYKKPLPPCRSVCERARAGCAPLMRQYGFPWPDRMRCDLLPVQGNPDTLCMDYNRTDSTTVSPLLSKPTNHPGRGGHINPAKSNKPGRPKPAAAPCEPGCKCLEPMVSVSTERHPLYNRVKTGQVLNCAVPCHNPYFTHDERAFTAFWIGLWSVLCFVSTFATVATFLIDMERFKYPERPIIFLSACYMFVSVGYIVRLIAGHEKVACSRELDVEHIHYETTGPALCTVVFLLVYFFGMASSIWWVILSLTWFLAAGMKWGNEAIAGYSQYFHLAAWLIPSMKSIAVLALSSVDGDSVAGICYVGNQNLDNLRGFVLAPLVIYLFIGTMFLLAGFVSLFRIRSVIKQGGTKTDKLEKLMIRIGIFTVLYTVPATIIVACYFYEQHNRQSWEITHNCSKCLLERERSSPDYAVFMLKYFMCLLVGITSGVWIWSGKTLDSWRTFCTRCCWGSKGTGGSMYSDASTGLTWRSGTASSVSCPKQMPLSQV from the coding sequence atGGACCTGTGTGGGATTTACCTGCTCCTCTCGCTCGCCCTCCTTCCCCGATCCAGCTGCACCACGGCCAAGGAGATCACCTGCCAGGAGATCGCCGTGCCCCTGTGCAAAGGCATCGGCTACAACTACACCTACATGCCCAACCAGTTCAACCACGACACGCAGGACGAGGCGGGACTGGAGGTGCACCAGTTCTGGCCCCTGGTGGAGATCCAGTGCTCCCCGGACCTGAAGTTCTTCCTCTGCAGCATGTACACCCCGATCTGCCTGGAGGACTACAAGAAGCCGCTTCCGCCGTGCCGGAGCGTGTGCGAGCGCGCCCGGGCCGGCTGCGCGCCCCTCATGAGGCAGTACGGCTTCCCCTGGCCGGACAGGATGAGGTGCGACCTGCTGCCGGTGCAGGGCAACCCGGACACCCTGTGCATGGACTACAACCGGACTGACTCCACCACGGTGTCCCCTTTGCTCTCCAAGCCCACGAACCACCCGGGCCGGGGGGGCCACATCAACCCCGCCAAGAGCAATAAGCCCGGCAGACCCAAGCCGGCCGCGGCGCCCTGCGAGCCCGGCTGCAAGTGTCTGGAGCCCATGGTGTCCGTGAGCACGGAGAGACACCCGCTCTACAACCGCGTGAAGACCGGCCAGGTCCTGAACTGCGCCGTGCCGTGCCACAACCCTTACTTTACGCACGACGAGCGCGCCTTCACCGCGTTCTGGATCGGACTGTGGTCCGTGCTGTGCTTCGTGTCCACCTTCGCCACCGTGGCCACGTTCCTCATCGACATGGAGAGGTTCAAGTACCCGGAGAGACCCATCATCTTCCTCTCCGCCTGTTACATGTTCGTGTCGGTGGGGTACATCGTGCGCCTGATCGCGGGCCACGAGAAGGTGGCGTGCAGCCGCGAGCTGGACGTGGAGCACATCCACTACGAGACCACGGGGCCGGCGCTGTGCACCGTGGTCTTCCTGCTCGTGTACTTCTTCGGCATGGCCAGCTCCATCTGGTGGGTGATCCTGTCCCTGACGTGGTTCCTGGCCGCGGGCATGAAGTGGGGCAACGAGGCGATCGCCGGGTATTCCCAATATTTCCATTTGGCAGCTTGGCTCATCCCCAGCATGAAGTCCATCGCCGTGCTGGCGCTCAGCTCCGTGGACGGGGACTCCGTGGCCGGCATCTGCTACGTGGGGAATCAAAACCTGGACAACCTGCGGGGCTTTGTGCTCGCTCCCTtggtgatttatttattcatcggCACCATGTTCCTCCTGGCCGGGTTCGTCTCCTTGTTCCGGATACGCAGCGTCATAAAGCAAGGGGGCACCAAAACGGACAAATTGGAGAAGCTGATGATTAGAATAGGGATTTTCACTGTGCTCTACACGGTTCCGGCTACGATTATAGTGGCCTGCTACTTTTACGAGCAGCACAACCGGCAGAGTTGGGAGATTACGCACAACTGCTCCAAGTGCCTGCTGGAGCGGGAGCGCAGCAGCCCCGACTACGCCGTGTTCATGCTCAAGTACTTCATGTGCCTTCTGGTGGGCATCACGTCCGGGGTGTGGATCTGGTCCGGGAAGACCCTGGACTCGTGGAGGACTTTCTGCACCCGGTGCTGCTGGGGCAGCAAGGGCACCGGGGGGTCCATGTACAGCGACGCCAGCACGGGGCTGACGTGGAGGTCTGGCACGGCCAGCTCCGTGTCCTGCCCCAAGCAGATGCCTCTGTCCCAGGTTTGA